TGCAAACACTGCACCTCGTTTTCGGAGATGTGTGGGGCTGTAGAGATTGCTTCTATGACAAACATATCGGCGATTTCTTGCTTTCTTTGGCAATGGCCCTGACGGGCCGATATACAGTTCGGAACGGCTTGCCCTATACTGGGACCGTGAAAATGTAAGGGAGCATAATGATGATCAAATTCACGACTTTGACCGCCGCACTCGGTTTGGCAGCTTCCTCGGCACTCGCGGGTGGCTATGTCGCACCCGTTGTCGAGCCGGAGCCGGTGATCGTTGAGGAGGAACCAGCAAGCTCGAATGCCGGGCTGGTTGTTCCTGCCCTGCTGTTGCTGGGCGTCATTGCTGCGGTCGCGTCGGACGACGACGACACCTGAAGCGACATCCGTGGGATATCTCTCGTAATTATCTGATCCGCTATCGTATTGGATATGAGAATATCTCCACAAGGTCATGCTCTGAATTGTCGAAAGACAATTGCCCGCCATTCGTGGCGGGCTTTTTTACTTTTATCGATCTGTGTGCTGGCGCGGGACCATGGGGGAAATCTACAGCTCGAGCGCCAATGTGGCATAGGTGCTTGGGCCCGGAAAATATGCGTATAAGGCAGGGTTATGCATGGTGAAGAGTGAACCCTGCACCCTGCAGATGTTTTGCAATCTCCCAACGGTGACCGACGGATTGTTCACCGAGGGGCAAAGTCGCATTCGGTCGGCAAGGTGCCGCTCTTGAGTGATCGTCACCGTGCGCCACAACTATCATTAAAGATAGTGGCCCTCCGGAGGCGGGGCCAATAGGGAAGCTGGTACGATGCCAATAGGGAAGCTGGTACGATGCCGATGACTTCAAATTCCGCCTGCTCCCATCACTGTAGGCGGTGAGCAGAGACGATTTCGAACCACTCAAGGCGCAGGGTTTCGGGAAGCTCTCGCAGAGGCGGTAAGCGGGGAGATTGCCGCCTGACAACCTGGCCAGTGGTCAATCCGGGTCAAGTGTGCCGGTAACAGGCTACCGGCCCCATTGCTTTTGACCTCTCGGAGACATGCCTGATCAAATCGCGACGAGGAGATATGCCATGCTCAGTACAACACAGACCCCCGGGGATGAGCGCATTCACCCCAATGTACCCACGGTGGACCAGTCGGATCGGATCGTTCCGATCAACCTGCGCCAGTCCGGGCCGACGCCGGTCCAGATGCTCATTTCGACCCGCGTGCGAAAATCGCCCTTCTGGCATCTGTCCATAGAGGCAGGCGCATGGCGCGCCACGGTCTACAATCGCATGTATCACCCGCGCGGCTATGTCCGGCCCGAAGACGGTGGCGCGATGGCCGAATATGATGCCCTGATCAACCGTGTGACACTCTGGAACGTGGCGGTCGAACGACAGATCCGGATCAAGGGGCCGGATGCCGAAGCCTTCGTCGATTTCGTGATCACCCGCGATGCCACCCGGATCAGGCCCATGCATGGCAAGTACTGCATCCTGTGCAATGACAGGGGCGGTATCCTGAACGACCCGGTGCTGCTCAGGTTGGCAGAGGACGAGTTCTGGTTTTCGATCTCGGATTCCGACCTCATGCTCTGGTTGCAGGGCGTCAATGTCGCGCGCCGCTTCGATGTGGAGATCGACGAGATCGATGTCTCGCCGCTGCAGATCCAGGGACCGCTGTCGGAGGATCTCATGGCCGATCTTGTCGGCGAGGAGGTGCGGGCCATTCCCTATTACGGCCTGATGGAGACCGAGATCGGCGGCTGTCCTGTCGTCATCAGCCAGACGGGTTTCACCGGCGAAAAAGGATACGAGGTCTATGTCCGTGACGCCACGGAGAATGCCGAAGAGATCTGGTACGCGATCCGGGGGCAGGGTGCGCGCTTCGGTCTGCGCGTCATCGCACCGGCTCATCACCGTCGTATCGCGGCCGGAATCCTGTCCTGGGGTCAGGATCTGGACGCTGAAACCTCGCCCTTCCAGGTCAATCTCGCCTACCAGGTGCCGCGCAAGAAGGCGGGCGACTATATCGGCAGGGCCGAGTTGGAGCGCCAGCGCGCCATTATCGACGAGGGCGGCTACCCGTTCCGGCAAAAGCTGGTCGGCATGAAGCTGGGCGGCCATCCGATCACCGATTATGCGCCGGATTTCTGGCTGGTAACCGATCCCGAAGGCAACCGCATGGGTTATCTGACCTCGCCCTGGTGGTCGCCGGAACTGGAAACGAACATCGCCCTTGGTTACGTGCCGTGGGAAATGTCTGCGCGCGGCACCGCGTTGAAGGTCGAACTGCCCGAGGCCTACTCTGAAACTTCCGGTCAGTCCGTCGATGCGGTGGTCTGCGAGGTGCCTTTCAGACCCTCGGTCAACCCGAGCGCGCGTGAACGTGCGATCGCCGCCGGGCGCGATTCGGCCGACTGAGCCGGGTTCTTTGGGTCGGACCCGCCTGAGGGACTGTCCGGGGCCTGCTTGCCAGAGCGTTCAGCAACCGCATGTTCCGGACGATCCATACGATATTGAAGAAAGAAGGGCCGATGACGGATCTCACCCTGGCTGGAAACGCTTCGACAACGCCAAACCTTCTCGATGCCGACATATCGATCGAATTGTCACCCGAAACTGTCGACGAGTTCGATCCCGATCCCGAAATTCTTTCAAAGGGATCGAAAGTCTTTCTCACACATATCGCCGGCAAAGATATTCAAACCCAGATCTATGCCGCGAAGCGTCTTCTGTCGATTGGGTACGTTCCTGTCGTACATATGGGCGCGCGCAACTTCGAAACGGAAGACGAATATGTCAGGCTCGTGCAGGCACATAGCCAGAATGGCGTTACTCACGGATTGTTCCTGGGAGGAAATCCCCGAAAGCACAACGGTCCGCTTCATGAGGCACTCGATCTCTTGAATCATGGTGTGTTGCGTGACGCAAATTTCTTGCATGCATTCATTGGCGGTTATCCCGAGGGTCATCCGGATATAGGCCCTAACGCGTTGGAGAGCGCCAGGCAGCACAAGCTCGAAGCTTGCCGCACGCATGGAATGACCCCCGAAATCATCTCGCAATTCGCTTTCGACGGGGATGCGATAGCGGCCTGGGCAAACAGGATCGCGACAGAAGAGCCGAACTTGCCAATTCGTTTGGGCCTCGCCGGCGTCACCTCGCTCCCCACGTTGATCAGGTTCGCAGTCATATGCGGTGTCGGACCTTCCATGGCTGTCTTGAAGAAAAACGCAGGGGGGCTCATGAAAATCATGAGTGATCGTGATCCCGGCGATATCATCGAAGGAATTGAAGCCGGTTTTTTCGGGGCAAGCACCCTGAACCTGCATTTCTTTCCGTTCGGCGGCTGGAAAAAGACACTGACCTGGATAGCCGACCAACGAAGGTCCTGACGGTTTGTCATCGGTAGCACCTGCCCCAATCTTTCCAACTGCCAAGGGCCGGTCCCGCAATGATGGCCAAGATTGGCCAGCTTCTCGGTCACTCGAACACATCAATCACTGAAAGTGATATATGCAGCTTCTCTGTACCGTATCATCGGATGGAAGCAGCCAATGTGCTGGATTTTCCCCGCATTCGACCTGCGACTTAGGTTCGCTGAACCCGCGCACATTTCGGGAAACGTAACATAATTACTTGTAGTTATGTGAATTTGTTGAGGTTTTTTGATGGGCGGTGAGGGATTCGAATTCTCGATCACTTCAATAATATCAATAACTTACAGCGATGTTTGTAACGTTTGTGCAGCCTGAAAAATGACCGGATGACGTGGCGTCATTTATCTTTTTCCGGTGTTGAGGGAGGCATTTCAGATTCGACAATAGAGCCATTGATTCTTGCAAAGATGCGGCTGGGAACAGATGCTCCGCCAGTTGGAGGAAATTTTTGAACAACAAGTGTTTCGACCCCATTTTCCAACAAATATTCTGCCGCTGACCTCCAGTTGAACGACGGATCGATGGTCGTTACCAAGTCTTTTCCTGCTCTCGAAAGTATCGCAACATTTACTGTTGCGTTCCTTCGCTCTGTGACAGAAAACGTAGATATTTTCTTATTTCTCATTATGAATCCGGAAACGTCTATTCTTTCCGATTCTCTTTTTTGAAATGTTATCATTCTTCCGGTGCTCCAAAAACCGGCTTGCTCAAGAGATACCTTCTCAACTTCTGAAATCTTTTCTGGCATAAACCCCAAATAGCAATTTCCGTTATCATCGCAGTATGGCAAGTATCTATTGATCAAGTCTGCCGTATGCTTATCTAGCATTGCCGTGAAATG
This region of Paracoccus saliphilus genomic DNA includes:
- a CDS encoding DUF2806 domain-containing protein, which gives rise to MSDESENWLSNIASGGLPQIIAGPAGKAISRLIGAAVDIPAAWLEVKAQAIHDEANAKRNVNNAIVDSVAQVSASDEQIIERAKNSLINKSYRTQVNKEAVARIAVGELIETPPPPESEGPSDDFMNKFERYAEDASSDDLRTLFGKILAGEVRKPGSISPFTMHFTAMLDKHTADLINRYLPYCDDNGNCYLGFMPEKISEVEKVSLEQAGFWSTGRMITFQKRESERIDVSGFIMRNKKISTFSVTERRNATVNVAILSRAGKDLVTTIDPSFNWRSAAEYLLENGVETLVVQKFPPTGGASVPSRIFARINGSIVESEMPPSTPEKDK
- a CDS encoding methylenetetrahydrofolate reductase; protein product: MTDLTLAGNASTTPNLLDADISIELSPETVDEFDPDPEILSKGSKVFLTHIAGKDIQTQIYAAKRLLSIGYVPVVHMGARNFETEDEYVRLVQAHSQNGVTHGLFLGGNPRKHNGPLHEALDLLNHGVLRDANFLHAFIGGYPEGHPDIGPNALESARQHKLEACRTHGMTPEIISQFAFDGDAIAAWANRIATEEPNLPIRLGLAGVTSLPTLIRFAVICGVGPSMAVLKKNAGGLMKIMSDRDPGDIIEGIEAGFFGASTLNLHFFPFGGWKKTLTWIADQRRS
- a CDS encoding glycine cleavage T C-terminal barrel domain-containing protein, translating into MLSTTQTPGDERIHPNVPTVDQSDRIVPINLRQSGPTPVQMLISTRVRKSPFWHLSIEAGAWRATVYNRMYHPRGYVRPEDGGAMAEYDALINRVTLWNVAVERQIRIKGPDAEAFVDFVITRDATRIRPMHGKYCILCNDRGGILNDPVLLRLAEDEFWFSISDSDLMLWLQGVNVARRFDVEIDEIDVSPLQIQGPLSEDLMADLVGEEVRAIPYYGLMETEIGGCPVVISQTGFTGEKGYEVYVRDATENAEEIWYAIRGQGARFGLRVIAPAHHRRIAAGILSWGQDLDAETSPFQVNLAYQVPRKKAGDYIGRAELERQRAIIDEGGYPFRQKLVGMKLGGHPITDYAPDFWLVTDPEGNRMGYLTSPWWSPELETNIALGYVPWEMSARGTALKVELPEAYSETSGQSVDAVVCEVPFRPSVNPSARERAIAAGRDSAD